In one Cronobacter dublinensis subsp. dublinensis LMG 23823 genomic region, the following are encoded:
- a CDS encoding YecA/YgfB family protein, with amino-acid sequence MSIQNEMPGYDEVGQLLNQQGVGLTPAEMHGLISGILCGGNHDSSWQPLLHDLTNEGLAFGQQLAQALRQLHAATSDTLEDDGFLFQLWLPDGDDVSVFDRADALAGWVNHFLLGLGVTQPKLDKITGETGEAIDDLRNIAQLGYDEGEDQEELEMSLEEIVEYVRVAALLCHDTFTRQTPTAPEVKKPTLH; translated from the coding sequence ATGTCTATACAGAACGAAATGCCTGGTTACGACGAAGTCGGCCAGTTGCTCAATCAGCAAGGCGTGGGCCTGACCCCCGCAGAAATGCACGGCCTTATCAGTGGAATCCTGTGCGGTGGCAACCATGACAGCAGCTGGCAACCGCTGCTGCATGACCTCACCAACGAGGGCCTGGCGTTCGGCCAGCAGCTCGCGCAGGCGCTGCGTCAGCTGCACGCCGCCACCAGCGATACGCTGGAGGATGACGGTTTCCTGTTCCAGCTCTGGCTGCCGGACGGCGATGATGTCTCGGTTTTCGACCGCGCCGACGCGCTGGCAGGCTGGGTCAACCATTTCCTGCTGGGCCTTGGCGTGACGCAGCCGAAGCTCGATAAAATCACCGGCGAAACCGGCGAGGCTATCGACGATCTGCGTAACATCGCCCAGCTCGGCTATGACGAAGGCGAAGATCAGGAGGAGCTGGAGATGTCGCTTGAGGAGATAGTCGAGTATGTGCGCGTTGCGGCGCTGCTCTGCCATGACACCTTTACGCGCCAGACGCCCACTGCGCCAGAAGTGAA
- the zapA gene encoding cell division protein ZapA, whose amino-acid sequence MSAQPVDIQIFGRSLRVNCPPEQRDALNQAADELNQRLQDLKVRTRVTNTEQLVFIAALNICYELAQEKVKTRDYAANMEQRIRMLQQTIEQALLEQGRISERAEPKFE is encoded by the coding sequence ATGTCTGCACAACCAGTCGATATCCAAATTTTTGGCCGTTCACTACGGGTGAATTGCCCGCCGGAACAGCGAGATGCACTGAATCAGGCTGCGGACGAGCTGAATCAACGGTTGCAAGATCTGAAAGTTCGCACTAGAGTCACCAATACTGAGCAGTTAGTTTTCATCGCAGCGCTGAACATCTGTTATGAACTGGCTCAGGAAAAAGTGAAAACCCGTGACTACGCGGCCAACATGGAACAGCGTATCCGGATGCTCCAGCAGACCATTGAGCAAGCATTACTTGAGCAAGGTCGCATAAGTGAAAGAGCGGAGCCAAAGTTTGAATAA
- a CDS encoding 5-formyltetrahydrofolate cyclo-ligase, with the protein MNQLPVSTDLRQQIRKTIRQQRRALTAEQQAHFAERAAARMLGFAPVVEARTVAVFLSFDGELDTRPLIEGLWRAGKQVYLPVLHPFSPGNLLFLRYLPDSLLSTNRLKILEPALDVRHVLPLDRLDVLITPLVAFDRTGQRLGMGGGFYDRTLQHWRDHGFFPVGYAHDCQQVERLPVEEWDIPLPAVITPTQTWRW; encoded by the coding sequence ATGAATCAACTTCCTGTCAGTACCGACCTCCGACAACAAATCCGTAAAACCATACGTCAACAGCGCCGCGCGCTGACGGCCGAACAGCAGGCGCATTTCGCCGAGCGGGCCGCCGCACGTATGCTGGGCTTCGCACCGGTTGTGGAAGCGCGCACCGTCGCAGTATTTCTCTCGTTCGATGGCGAGCTCGACACCCGTCCGCTGATTGAAGGCCTGTGGCGCGCCGGGAAACAGGTGTACCTGCCCGTGCTCCACCCTTTCAGCCCCGGCAATCTTTTATTTCTGCGCTATCTGCCGGACAGCCTGCTCTCCACCAATCGTCTGAAAATTCTTGAGCCCGCGCTCGATGTGCGCCATGTATTGCCGCTCGACAGGCTCGACGTGCTGATCACACCGCTGGTGGCGTTTGACCGTACGGGCCAGCGCCTCGGTATGGGCGGCGGTTTTTACGATCGCACCCTGCAACACTGGCGCGACCACGGATTCTTCCCGGTCGGTTACGCGCACGACTGCCAGCAGGTGGAGCGCCTGCCCGTGGAAGAGTGGGATATTCCGCTGCCTGCGGTGATAACGCCAACGCAAACCTGGCGCTGGTAA
- the serA gene encoding phosphoglycerate dehydrogenase: MAKVSLEKDKIKFLLVEGVHQKAIDSLRAAGYTNIEYHKGALDSEQLKASIRDAHFIGLRSRTHLTEEIFAAAEKLVAVGCFCIGTNQVDLDAAAKRGIPVFNAPFSNTRSVAELVIGELLLLLRGIPEANAKAHRGIWNKLAAGSYEARGKKLGIIGYGHIGTQLGILAESLGMNVFFYDIESKLPLGNATQVQHLSDLLNMSDVVSLHVPENASTKNMIGAEELALMKPGALLINAARGTVVDIPALCEALSSKHLAGAAIDVFPVEPATNSDPFNSPLCEFDNVILTPHIGGSTQEAQENIGLEVAGKLAKYSDNGSTLSAVNFPEVSLPLHGGSVSRLLHIHENRPGVLTAINQIFAEQGINIAAQFLQTTPQMGYVVIDVDAPEEVANKALQSMKAIQGTIRARLLY; encoded by the coding sequence ATGGCAAAAGTATCGCTGGAGAAAGACAAAATTAAATTCTTGCTGGTGGAAGGCGTTCACCAGAAAGCCATCGATAGCCTGCGCGCTGCAGGTTATACCAACATTGAATATCACAAGGGCGCGCTCGACAGCGAGCAGCTGAAAGCGTCCATCCGCGATGCGCATTTTATCGGCCTGCGATCCCGTACTCATCTGACTGAAGAGATTTTCGCCGCTGCGGAAAAACTGGTGGCGGTCGGCTGCTTCTGCATCGGCACCAACCAAGTGGATCTGGACGCGGCGGCGAAGCGCGGCATTCCGGTTTTTAACGCGCCGTTCTCTAACACCCGCTCGGTGGCTGAACTGGTGATCGGCGAGCTGCTGCTGCTGCTGCGCGGTATTCCGGAAGCAAACGCCAAAGCGCATCGCGGTATCTGGAACAAACTGGCGGCAGGCTCTTATGAGGCACGCGGCAAAAAGCTGGGGATTATCGGCTACGGCCATATCGGCACCCAGCTCGGCATCCTGGCGGAATCGCTGGGCATGAACGTTTTTTTCTATGATATCGAAAGCAAACTGCCGCTCGGTAACGCCACGCAGGTACAGCATCTCTCCGATCTGCTTAATATGAGCGACGTAGTGAGCCTGCACGTGCCGGAAAACGCGTCGACCAAAAACATGATTGGCGCCGAAGAGCTGGCGCTGATGAAGCCCGGCGCGCTGCTGATCAACGCCGCGCGCGGCACCGTGGTCGACATTCCGGCGCTCTGCGAGGCGCTTTCCAGCAAACATCTGGCGGGCGCGGCGATTGACGTATTCCCGGTCGAGCCTGCGACCAACAGCGATCCGTTTAATTCGCCGCTGTGCGAGTTCGACAACGTGATCCTGACGCCGCACATCGGCGGTTCAACGCAGGAAGCGCAGGAGAATATCGGTCTGGAAGTGGCGGGCAAGCTCGCGAAATACTCCGACAACGGCTCCACGCTCTCGGCGGTGAATTTCCCGGAAGTTTCTCTGCCGCTGCACGGCGGCAGCGTCAGCCGTCTGCTGCATATTCACGAAAACCGTCCGGGCGTCCTGACCGCCATCAACCAGATTTTCGCCGAGCAGGGCATCAACATCGCCGCGCAGTTCCTGCAAACCACCCCGCAGATGGGCTATGTGGTTATCGATGTCGACGCGCCGGAAGAGGTGGCGAACAAAGCGCTGCAAAGCATGAAGGCTATTCAGGGCACCATCCGCGCTCGTCTGCTTTATTAA
- the rpiA gene encoding ribose-5-phosphate isomerase RpiA, producing MTQDELKKAVGWAALQYVEPGTIVGVGTGSTAAHFIDALGTMKNEIEGAVSSSDASTEKLKSLGITVFDLNEVDTLGIYVDGADEINGQMQMIKGGGAALTREKIIASVAQKFICIADASKQVDVLGNFPLPVEVIPMARSAVARQLVKLGGRPEYRQGVVTDNGNVILDVHGMAILDPVALENAINAIPGVVTVGLFANRGADVALIGTADGVKTIVK from the coding sequence ATGACGCAGGATGAACTTAAAAAAGCCGTCGGCTGGGCCGCGCTTCAGTATGTCGAGCCAGGCACGATTGTCGGGGTCGGCACCGGCTCGACCGCCGCGCATTTTATCGACGCGCTGGGCACCATGAAAAACGAGATTGAAGGGGCGGTTTCCAGCTCCGACGCCTCGACCGAGAAGCTGAAAAGCTTAGGCATCACCGTTTTTGATCTCAATGAAGTCGACACGCTCGGCATCTATGTCGATGGCGCTGATGAGATAAACGGCCAGATGCAGATGATCAAAGGCGGCGGTGCGGCGCTGACCCGCGAGAAAATCATCGCGTCGGTCGCGCAGAAGTTTATCTGCATCGCGGATGCGTCCAAGCAGGTGGATGTGCTTGGCAACTTCCCGCTGCCGGTGGAAGTGATCCCGATGGCGCGAAGCGCCGTGGCGCGCCAGTTGGTGAAGCTCGGCGGGCGTCCGGAATACCGTCAGGGTGTGGTGACCGATAACGGCAACGTCATTCTCGATGTGCACGGTATGGCCATTCTCGACCCTGTCGCGCTGGAGAATGCGATTAACGCCATTCCGGGCGTGGTGACCGTCGGGCTGTTTGCGAACCGCGGCGCGGATGTGGCGCTCATCGGCACCGCAGATGGCGTGAAAACCATCGTAAAATGA
- the argP gene encoding DNA-binding transcriptional regulator ArgP, whose protein sequence is MKRPDYRTLQALDAVIRERGFERAAQKLCITQSAVSQRIKQLENTFGQPLLVRTVPPRPTEQGQKLLALLRQVELLEEEWLGDEQTGSTPLLLSLAVNADSLATWLLPALAPVLADSPVRLNLQVEDETRTQERLRRGEVVGAVSIQPQALPSCLVDQLGALDYLFVASKAFADRYFPNGVNRASLLKAPAVAFDHLDDMHQAFLQQNFDLPPGSVPCHIVNSSEAFVQLARQGTTCCMIPHLQIEKELQSGELIDLTPGLYQRRMLFWHRFAPESRMMRKVTDALLDYGRKVLRQD, encoded by the coding sequence ATGAAACGCCCGGACTACCGAACACTACAGGCGCTGGATGCGGTGATAAGAGAGCGCGGTTTTGAGCGCGCCGCACAAAAGCTGTGTATTACGCAGTCCGCCGTATCACAACGTATCAAGCAGCTGGAGAACACATTCGGCCAGCCGCTGCTGGTGCGTACCGTGCCGCCGCGTCCGACCGAACAGGGGCAAAAGCTGCTGGCGCTGCTGCGTCAGGTAGAGTTGCTGGAAGAAGAGTGGCTGGGCGACGAGCAAACCGGCTCGACGCCGCTGCTGCTGTCGCTTGCGGTTAACGCCGACAGTCTCGCGACGTGGCTGCTGCCAGCGCTGGCGCCAGTGCTGGCCGATTCGCCGGTGCGTCTCAACCTGCAGGTGGAAGATGAAACCCGCACCCAGGAGCGGCTGCGCCGCGGCGAAGTGGTGGGCGCGGTGAGTATCCAGCCCCAGGCCCTGCCGAGCTGTCTCGTCGATCAACTGGGCGCGCTGGATTATCTGTTCGTCGCCTCGAAAGCGTTCGCCGATCGCTATTTCCCGAACGGCGTTAACCGCGCCTCGCTGCTGAAAGCGCCCGCCGTCGCGTTCGACCATCTCGACGATATGCACCAGGCGTTTTTGCAGCAGAATTTCGACCTGCCGCCCGGCAGCGTGCCGTGTCACATTGTTAACTCGTCAGAGGCGTTCGTGCAGCTGGCGCGTCAGGGCACCACGTGCTGTATGATCCCCCATCTGCAGATTGAAAAAGAGCTGCAAAGCGGCGAGCTTATCGATCTCACGCCAGGGTTGTATCAGCGCCGCATGCTTTTCTGGCACCGCTTCGCGCCGGAGAGTCGCATGATGCGCAAGGTCACGGACGCGCTGCTGGATTATGGGCGTAAGGTGCTGCGTCAGGATTAA
- a CDS encoding oxidative stress defense protein, with amino-acid sequence MKFKVIALAAMMGFGAASVQANELPNGPHIVTSGTASVDAVPDIATLAIEVNVSAKDAAGAKKQADDRVAQYLTFLQNNGVEKKDVNAANLRTQPEYEYLKDGKTQLKGYRAVRTVEVTLRKLDKLNELLDGALKAGLNEIRSVSLAVAHPDEYKDKARKAAIDDAVRQAQQLASGFNSKLGPVYSVRYHVSNYQPTPMMRMMKAEAAAPASAQDTYDQQTIQFDDQVDVVFELQPSQAQSGTANQNGTSNQGTAPAATNAPSQQ; translated from the coding sequence GTGAAGTTTAAAGTGATAGCCCTTGCGGCAATGATGGGTTTCGGCGCGGCCTCCGTTCAGGCGAATGAACTGCCCAACGGTCCGCATATCGTCACCTCCGGCACGGCGAGCGTGGACGCGGTGCCGGATATCGCGACGCTGGCGATTGAAGTGAATGTCTCCGCGAAAGATGCGGCTGGCGCGAAAAAACAGGCGGACGATCGCGTGGCGCAGTATCTGACGTTCCTGCAAAACAATGGCGTTGAGAAAAAAGATGTAAACGCCGCTAACCTGCGCACCCAGCCGGAGTATGAATATCTCAAGGATGGCAAAACTCAGCTGAAAGGCTACCGCGCGGTACGCACCGTGGAAGTCACGTTGCGCAAGCTCGATAAACTCAATGAACTGCTGGATGGCGCGCTGAAGGCCGGACTGAATGAAATTCGCTCCGTGTCGTTAGCTGTGGCGCATCCGGATGAATATAAAGACAAAGCGCGTAAAGCCGCCATCGATGACGCGGTGCGTCAGGCGCAGCAGCTGGCCAGCGGCTTCAACAGCAAACTTGGCCCGGTGTACAGCGTGCGTTATCACGTCTCAAACTACCAGCCGACGCCGATGATGCGCATGATGAAAGCCGAAGCGGCCGCACCGGCTTCCGCCCAGGACACCTACGATCAGCAGACTATTCAGTTTGACGATCAGGTGGATGTGGTATTTGAACTCCAGCCTTCCCAGGCCCAGAGCGGCACGGCGAACCAGAACGGTACGTCGAATCAGGGCACTGCGCCAGCGGCGACCAACGCGCCGTCGCAGCAGTAA
- the argO gene encoding arginine exporter ArgO, whose product MLSFYFQGLALGAAMILPLGPQNAFVLNQGIRRQYHLMIASLCALSDIVLICAGIFGGSAILMASPWLLALVTWGGVAFLFWYGFGALKTALAGNPEFASAEAMKHGRLRIITTMLAVTWLNPHVYLDTFVVLGSLGGQLDALPKRAFALGTISASVLWFFSLALLAAWLAPRLRTVRAQRMINLLVGLVMWFIAFQLAREGVSHLATLGL is encoded by the coding sequence GTGTTAAGTTTTTATTTTCAGGGGCTTGCCCTGGGCGCGGCAATGATCCTGCCGCTCGGCCCGCAAAACGCTTTTGTGCTGAATCAGGGTATTCGTCGCCAGTATCATCTGATGATCGCCTCACTTTGCGCTCTGAGCGATATCGTTCTTATCTGTGCCGGTATTTTTGGCGGCAGCGCGATTCTGATGGCGTCGCCCTGGCTGCTGGCGCTCGTCACCTGGGGCGGCGTGGCGTTTCTGTTCTGGTACGGTTTCGGCGCGCTGAAAACCGCGCTTGCCGGCAACCCTGAATTCGCCTCGGCGGAGGCGATGAAGCACGGCAGGCTGCGAATCATCACCACGATGCTTGCCGTCACCTGGCTTAACCCGCATGTGTACCTCGACACCTTCGTGGTGCTGGGCAGCCTCGGCGGGCAGCTTGACGCATTACCAAAACGCGCGTTCGCGCTGGGCACGATTAGCGCGTCGGTACTCTGGTTTTTCAGCCTGGCGCTGCTCGCCGCATGGCTTGCGCCGCGTCTGCGCACCGTTCGGGCGCAGCGGATGATTAATCTGCTGGTGGGGCTGGTGATGTGGTTTATCGCTTTCCAGCTGGCGCGAGAGGGGGTAAGCCACCTGGCGACGCTCGGCCTCTAA
- a CDS encoding small-conductance mechanosensitive channel MscS — MDDLHVIDSINNAGGWLVRNQALLLSYAVNIVAAIAIIIVGMIVARVISNAVNRLMLARHIDATVADFLSALVRYGIIAFTLIAALGRVGVQTASVIAVLGAAGLAVGLALQGSLSNLAAGVLLVTFRPFRAGEYVDLGGVAGSVLHVQIFSTTLRTADGRIVVVPNGKIIAGNIINFSREPVRRNEFIIGVSYDADIDKVRALLTEIIESDDRILKDREMTVRMNELGASSVNFVIRVWSKSSDLQNVYWDVLERIKKTLDANDIGIPYPQMDVHYKPVKSDVQETASRAEPQPAIITQPQAPQEKPGDSQ; from the coding sequence ATGGATGATTTACACGTAATAGACAGTATCAATAACGCTGGCGGCTGGCTGGTGCGCAATCAGGCGCTGTTGCTCAGCTATGCCGTGAATATTGTGGCGGCGATCGCCATTATTATTGTCGGGATGATCGTGGCGCGCGTGATTTCCAACGCCGTTAACCGTCTAATGCTTGCGCGTCATATCGACGCCACCGTGGCGGATTTCCTCTCTGCGCTGGTGCGTTACGGGATTATCGCCTTTACGCTGATTGCCGCGCTGGGGCGCGTCGGCGTGCAGACGGCGTCCGTTATCGCCGTGCTGGGTGCCGCCGGTCTGGCCGTAGGTCTGGCGTTGCAGGGCTCGCTTTCCAACCTCGCCGCAGGCGTGCTGCTGGTCACCTTCCGTCCGTTCCGCGCGGGCGAATATGTTGATCTCGGCGGGGTCGCCGGTTCCGTGCTTCACGTGCAGATCTTCTCGACCACGCTGCGTACGGCGGATGGCCGTATCGTCGTGGTGCCGAACGGCAAAATCATCGCGGGCAACATCATTAACTTCTCGCGTGAACCCGTGCGCCGTAACGAATTTATCATCGGCGTCTCTTACGACGCGGATATCGATAAAGTTCGCGCGCTGCTGACGGAGATTATCGAATCTGACGATCGCATCCTGAAAGATCGCGAAATGACCGTGCGCATGAATGAGCTCGGCGCGTCGTCCGTAAACTTCGTGATCCGCGTCTGGAGCAAAAGCAGCGATCTGCAAAACGTGTACTGGGATGTACTGGAGCGCATCAAGAAAACGCTGGATGCTAACGACATCGGCATTCCTTATCCGCAAATGGATGTGCACTACAAACCGGTGAAAAGCGACGTACAGGAAACAGCGTCGCGAGCCGAGCCGCAGCCTGCGATTATTACACAACCTCAGGCACCGCAGGAAAAACCGGGCGACAGCCAGTAA
- the fbaA gene encoding class II fructose-bisphosphate aldolase, producing MSKIFDFVKPGVVTGDDVQKVFQVAKENNFALPAVNCVGTDSINAVLETAAKVKAPVIVQFSNGGAAFIAGKGFKGEGQQAAILGAISGAHHVHQMAEHYGVPVILHTDHCAKKLLPWIDGLLDAGEKHFAATGKPLFSSHMIDLSEESLEENIEICSKYLARMAKMGMTLEIELGCTGGEEDGVDNSHMDASALYTQPEDVDYAYTKLNAISHRFTIAASFGNVHGVYKPGNVKLTPTILRDSQEYVCKKHNLPHNSLNFVFHGGSGSSAQEIKDSVSYGVIKMNIDTDTQWATWEGILKYYKENEAYLQGQLGNPKGEDQPNKKYYDPRVWLRAAQASMVTRLEQAFKELNAIDVL from the coding sequence ATGTCTAAAATTTTTGATTTCGTCAAACCGGGCGTCGTCACTGGCGACGACGTACAGAAAGTATTCCAGGTAGCTAAAGAAAATAACTTCGCGCTGCCGGCAGTTAACTGCGTGGGTACCGATTCCATCAACGCCGTACTGGAAACCGCTGCGAAAGTGAAAGCGCCGGTTATCGTTCAGTTCTCCAACGGCGGCGCTGCGTTCATCGCAGGCAAAGGCTTTAAAGGCGAAGGCCAGCAGGCGGCTATTCTGGGCGCTATCTCTGGCGCGCATCACGTTCATCAGATGGCTGAACATTACGGCGTGCCGGTTATCCTGCATACCGACCACTGCGCCAAAAAACTGCTGCCATGGATCGACGGCCTGCTGGACGCGGGTGAAAAACACTTTGCCGCTACCGGCAAACCGCTGTTCTCTTCTCACATGATTGACCTCTCTGAAGAGTCTCTGGAAGAGAACATTGAAATCTGCTCTAAATACCTGGCGCGTATGGCCAAAATGGGCATGACCCTGGAAATCGAACTGGGCTGCACCGGCGGTGAAGAAGATGGCGTGGACAACAGCCATATGGACGCTTCCGCACTCTACACCCAGCCGGAAGACGTTGACTACGCGTACACCAAACTGAACGCGATCAGCCACCGTTTCACCATCGCGGCGTCCTTCGGTAACGTACACGGCGTTTACAAGCCGGGTAACGTGAAACTGACCCCGACCATCCTGCGCGATTCTCAGGAATATGTTTGCAAGAAACATAACCTGCCGCACAACAGCCTGAACTTCGTGTTCCACGGCGGTTCCGGTTCTTCCGCTCAGGAAATCAAAGACTCCGTAAGCTACGGCGTTATCAAAATGAACATCGATACCGACACCCAGTGGGCTACCTGGGAAGGTATTCTGAAGTACTACAAAGAAAACGAAGCTTACCTGCAGGGCCAACTGGGCAACCCGAAAGGTGAAGATCAGCCGAACAAGAAATACTACGATCCGCGCGTATGGCTGCGTGCTGCGCAGGCGAGCATGGTGACTCGTCTGGAGCAGGCATTCAAAGAACTGAACGCTATCGACGTGCTGTAA
- the pgk gene encoding phosphoglycerate kinase, translated as MSVIKMTDLDLAGKRVFIRADLNVPVKEGKVTSDARIRASLPTIELALKQGAKVMVTSHLGRPTEGEYNEEFSLLPVVNYLKDKLNAPVRLVKDYLDGVEVAEGELVVLENVRFNKGEKKDDEALAKKYAALCDVFVMDAFGTAHRAQASTHGIGKFADVACAGPLLAEELDALGKALKEPARPMVAIVGGSKVSTKLTVLDSLSKIADQLIVGGGIANTFVAAQGHNVGKSLYEADLVDEAKRLLTLCDIPVPTDVRVATEFSETATATLKSVSDIKDEEQILDMGDVSAEKLAEILKNAKTILWNGPVGVFEFPNFRKGTEIVARAIAESDAFSIAGGGDTLAAIDMFGIADKISYISTGGGAFLEFVEGKVLPAVAMLEERAKK; from the coding sequence ATGTCTGTAATTAAGATGACCGATCTGGATCTGGCAGGTAAACGCGTTTTCATCCGCGCCGATCTCAACGTTCCGGTAAAAGAGGGGAAAGTGACCTCTGACGCGCGTATCCGCGCTTCTCTGCCGACCATTGAACTGGCTCTGAAACAGGGCGCTAAAGTCATGGTGACGTCCCACCTGGGCCGTCCGACCGAAGGCGAATACAACGAAGAATTCTCTCTGTTGCCGGTAGTTAACTACCTGAAAGACAAACTGAACGCGCCGGTTCGTCTGGTGAAAGACTACCTCGATGGCGTTGAAGTCGCTGAAGGCGAGCTGGTCGTTCTGGAAAACGTTCGCTTTAACAAAGGCGAGAAGAAAGACGACGAAGCGCTGGCGAAAAAATATGCCGCGCTGTGCGACGTATTCGTAATGGACGCTTTCGGCACCGCGCACCGCGCGCAGGCTTCTACTCACGGCATCGGCAAATTCGCTGATGTAGCATGCGCAGGCCCGCTGCTGGCAGAAGAACTGGATGCGCTCGGCAAAGCGCTGAAAGAGCCGGCTCGCCCGATGGTCGCTATCGTTGGCGGCTCCAAAGTTTCCACCAAACTGACCGTGCTGGACTCTCTGTCCAAAATCGCTGACCAGCTGATTGTCGGCGGCGGCATCGCTAACACCTTCGTTGCAGCCCAGGGCCACAACGTCGGCAAATCCCTGTACGAAGCGGATCTGGTTGATGAAGCCAAACGTCTGCTGACCCTTTGCGACATTCCGGTTCCGACCGACGTTCGCGTGGCGACGGAGTTCTCTGAAACCGCCACCGCAACCCTGAAATCCGTTTCTGACATCAAAGATGAAGAGCAGATCCTGGATATGGGCGACGTTTCCGCTGAGAAACTGGCTGAAATCCTGAAAAACGCCAAAACTATTCTGTGGAATGGCCCGGTTGGCGTATTCGAATTCCCGAACTTCCGTAAAGGCACCGAAATCGTGGCTCGCGCTATCGCGGAAAGCGACGCGTTCTCCATCGCGGGCGGCGGCGACACCCTGGCGGCTATCGATATGTTCGGCATCGCCGACAAAATCTCTTACATCTCCACTGGCGGCGGCGCGTTCCTCGAATTCGTGGAAGGCAAAGTACTGCCGGCAGTTGCGATGCTCGAAGAGCGCGCGAAGAAATAA
- the epd gene encoding erythrose-4-phosphate dehydrogenase, protein MTLRVAINGFGRIGRNVVRALYESGRRAEISVVAINELADAAGMAHLLKYDTSHGRFAWDVRQEGEQLWIGNDVIRLLHERDIVALPWKALDVDVVLDCTGVYGSRADGVAHLEAGARKVLFSHPGDNDLDATVVYGVNEAALRPEHRIVSNASCTTNCIIPIIKLMDDAFGIESGTVTTIHSAMHDQQVIDAYHPDLRRTRAASQSIIPVDTRLAAGIARIFPKFHDRFEAIAVRVPTINVTAIDLSVTVQKPVKAYEVNLLLQKAAQEAFHGIVDYTELPLVSTDFNHDPHSAIVDGTQTRVSGAHLIKTLVWCDNEWGFANRMLDTTLAMAAIGFR, encoded by the coding sequence ATGACCTTACGCGTAGCGATTAATGGCTTCGGTCGCATCGGGCGCAACGTAGTTCGTGCGTTGTATGAGTCCGGCCGTCGCGCGGAAATCAGTGTGGTCGCCATTAATGAACTGGCCGACGCCGCAGGTATGGCGCATCTGCTGAAGTACGACACCAGCCATGGCCGCTTCGCATGGGATGTGCGTCAGGAAGGCGAGCAGCTCTGGATTGGCAATGACGTGATTCGTCTGCTGCATGAGCGTGACATCGTCGCGCTGCCCTGGAAGGCGCTGGATGTCGATGTCGTGCTCGACTGTACCGGCGTGTATGGCAGCCGCGCCGATGGCGTCGCCCATCTTGAGGCGGGCGCGCGCAAAGTGCTGTTCTCACACCCCGGTGACAACGACCTCGACGCGACGGTCGTCTACGGCGTCAACGAAGCGGCGTTGCGCCCTGAGCACCGCATTGTCTCCAACGCCTCCTGCACCACCAACTGCATTATCCCGATTATCAAGCTGATGGACGACGCGTTCGGCATTGAGTCCGGCACCGTGACGACTATTCATTCCGCCATGCACGATCAACAGGTTATCGACGCCTATCACCCGGATTTGCGCCGCACGCGCGCGGCCAGCCAGTCCATCATTCCGGTCGATACCCGGCTTGCGGCAGGCATAGCACGTATTTTTCCTAAATTTCACGACCGTTTTGAGGCTATCGCGGTGCGCGTGCCTACCATTAACGTGACTGCGATTGATTTAAGCGTGACGGTACAAAAACCGGTAAAAGCTTATGAAGTCAACCTGTTGCTGCAAAAAGCGGCACAGGAAGCATTTCATGGTATAGTTGACTATACGGAATTACCGTTGGTCTCAACAGATTTTAACCACGATCCGCACAGCGCCATTGTGGACGGCACCCAGACAAGGGTGAGTGGGGCGCACCTGATTAAAACGCTGGTCTGGTGCGATAACGAATGGGGCTTCGCTAACCGGATGCTCGACACCACGTTAGCGATGGCAGCTATTGGTTTCAGGTAA